From the Brassica napus cultivar Da-Ae chromosome A8, Da-Ae, whole genome shotgun sequence genome, one window contains:
- the LOC106406100 gene encoding uncharacterized protein LOC106406100 — protein sequence MARGGGEYNGGGGALLSYKRITLLVCLINILIALFVLRFLYASSLHIFPNHDNGVKYTADEIRRMEESVQIRRSKEPVELVRLVKKMKHDVAIAESSVELSPNVKGKLIDEILELLRRVEEKSNVTLLREAVETWRIGKLKEAKELIQEQNGVNSTVLLEEAGMLVRALELEWDVLSEEIGFWLPAEVNNEVHDDKPEGEEEPEEILAGRPVPAVCNAELHTDYGGAAVRWGLTHHKESAADCCQACLDQAKRAKPGEMRCNIWVYCPSEFGCYSPDIYQHKHQECWLKYAEQPKENFKDRYSESYRNNHPKAPTIVPWVSGVVTPSA from the exons ATGGCGAGGGGAGGAGGAGAATACAACGGAGGAGGCGGAGCTCTTCTCTCCTACAAAAGAATCACTCTACTCGTTTGCCTTATCAACATCCTCATCGCTCTCTTTGTTCTTCGCTTTCTCTACGCTTCTTCTCTCCACATCTTTCCCAATCACGACAATG GTGTTAAGTACACAGCAGATGAGATTAGGAGAATGGAGGAATCGGTTCAGATTCGAAGATCTAAAGAACCTGTTGAGCTTGTGAGATTG gtgaagaagatgaaacatgACGTGGCCATTGCAGAATCAAGTGTTGAGTTGTCTCCCAATGTAAAAGGCAAACTAATTGATGAGATCTTGGAGCTTTTGAGAAGGGTAGAGGAGAAGTCTAATGTTACCCTGCTCAGAG AAGCTGTAGAAACGTGGCGCATTGGTAAGCTGAAGGAAGCTAAAGAGCTAATTCAAGAACAAAATGGAGTAAACTCCACCGTGCTACTGGAGGAAGCAG GGATGCTTGTAAGAGCTTTGGAGTTGGAGTGGGATGTGCTGTCGGAAGAGATTGGTTTTTGGTTACCTGCTGAGGTTAACAATGAAGTGCACGATGATAAACCTGAAGGAGAGGAAGAGCCTG AGGAGATATTAGCAGGAAGACCAGTGCCGGCTGTATGTAATGCAGAGCTTCACACAGATTATGGTGGAGCTGCAGTGAGATGGGGACTTACACACCATAAAGAGAGTGCAGCAGATTGTTGCCAAGCTTGCTTAGACCAGGCAAAGCGTGCGAAACCTGGAGAAATGAGATGCAACATCTGGGTTTATTGTCCATCTGAGTTTGGTTGCTATTCTCCAGATATTTACCAGCATAAACACCAGGAATGTTGGCTTAAATAC GCAGAGCAGCCAAAAGAGAATTTTAAAGACAGATATTCAGAGTCATACAGAAATAACCACCCAAAAGCGCCAACCATCGTTCCATGGGTTTCAGGTGTTGTTACTCCTTCAGCATAA
- the LOC106405335 gene encoding non-specific lipid-transfer protein 11-like, whose translation MGNITKNQTMLLLVVTLLMVIAYHEGEAIQCSQITMYLAPCLSYVKGGGNPPPPCCAGLNNLKSSAPGRPDKQAACQCLKNVANAISGFNDDNAKQLPAKCGVSVGVPFSKSVDCNSIN comes from the exons ATGGGGAACATTACTAAAAACCAGACCATGTTACTGCTTGTTGTTACACTTTTAATGGTGATTGCGTACCATGAGGGAGAAGCCATACAATGTTCACAGATAACCATGTACTTAGCACCATGTTTGTCTTATGTAAAAGGTGGAGGAAACCCGCCTCCACCGTGTTGCGCCGGGCTTAATAATCTAAAATCTTCTGCACCGGGTAGACCTGATAAACAAGCAGCTTGTCAATGCTTGAAGAATGTAGCTAATGCCATTTCCGGATTCAACGATGACAATGCCAAACAACTCCCTGCCAAATGTGGCGTTAGTGTGGGGGTCCCTTTCTCTAAGAGCGTGGACTGTAACAG CATAAACTGA
- the LOC106403560 gene encoding F-box/kelch-repeat protein At2g22030 encodes MGGCQFKFNEDEDEINQVEVFDPNTQTWEVGPLGPHGEITYGKGYKWNQFREAVALDGMVYGMSFLAGYHTIYDTKDGTCENLEISHEYTMKISKACVVNSLIYVFYHEFGLMWYDSKEKIWKRVKGLRCDVGRHHVVECNGKLALLWEDSEEKIWCAMIAMDKVGVEIHGRVEWSEFVGYAHRYSYWSCLGLSL; translated from the coding sequence ATGGGAGGGTGCCAGTTCAAAttcaacgaagacgaagacGAGATCAACCAGGTTGAGGTTTTTGACCCAAATACTCAAACTTGGGAAGTTGGGCCATTAGGTCCTCATGGGGAAATCACATACGGGAAAGGATATAAGTGGAATCAATTTCGTGAAGCCGTGGCCCTAGATGGAATGGTTTATGGTATGAGTTTTCTTGCAGGTTATCACACAATCTACGACACAAAGGATGGTACATGTGAGAATCTTGAGATATCGCATGAATATACAATGAAGATAAGTAAAGCGTGTGTGGTAAACAGTTTGATCTATGTTTTTTACCATGAGTTTGGGTTAATGTGGTATGACTCGAAAGAGAAGATATGGAAAAGGGTTAAAGGTTTGCGTTGTGATGTGGGGCGGCACCATGTGGTGGAATGCAACGGGAAACTTGCGTTGCTGTGGGAAGACAGCGAAGAGAAGATTTGGTGTGCCATGATCGCCATGGATAAGGTTGGAGTCGAGATCCATGGAAGGGTCGAGTGGAGTGAGTTCGTTGGATATGCCCATCGTTATTCCTACTGGTCTTGTCTAGGACTTTCATTATAA